The Apibacter raozihei genome contains a region encoding:
- a CDS encoding patatin-like phospholipase family protein translates to MEINKYKLGISLGGGGAKGFAHLGALQALNERGLYPDVISGTSAGAFAGTLYADGHQPEDIISFFKKSTFNKFAKFSMPKGGIFKNTPFQSFLKNNLKVQNFEELKTPIYVAATNIEEGRVEFFNTGPIIPAVIASCSVPVVFTPVEINNKYYVDGGLLKKFPVSVLREKCDKIIGINVSPFIKNPFKNSLTYIAEQSFHYMSNANMMQDRKMCDYLIESDVLSKYSLFDLKHVEEIFEMGYKITHQFMGKHEIKLKNDFPDFI, encoded by the coding sequence ATGGAAATAAATAAATATAAATTAGGAATTAGTTTAGGGGGTGGGGGAGCAAAAGGATTTGCTCATTTAGGAGCCTTGCAGGCGCTTAACGAAAGAGGTCTTTATCCGGATGTGATTTCCGGTACCAGCGCTGGAGCTTTTGCAGGAACCTTATATGCAGACGGTCATCAACCTGAGGATATTATTTCTTTTTTTAAAAAAAGTACTTTTAATAAGTTTGCTAAGTTTTCTATGCCTAAAGGAGGGATTTTTAAAAATACACCCTTTCAATCCTTTTTAAAAAATAATTTAAAGGTTCAAAACTTCGAAGAATTAAAAACTCCCATATATGTAGCTGCCACCAATATTGAAGAAGGGCGGGTAGAATTTTTTAATACCGGGCCCATCATTCCTGCGGTTATTGCTTCTTGTTCTGTGCCTGTTGTATTTACCCCGGTGGAAATTAATAATAAATATTATGTAGATGGAGGTTTGTTAAAAAAATTTCCCGTATCGGTCCTCAGAGAAAAATGTGATAAAATAATAGGGATAAATGTGAGCCCCTTTATAAAAAACCCATTTAAAAATTCATTAACATACATTGCAGAACAGTCTTTTCATTATATGTCCAATGCAAATATGATGCAGGATAGGAAAATGTGTGATTATTTAATTGAATCTGACGTGTTGTCCAAATATAGTCTCTTTGATTTAAAGCATGTGGAAGAAATTTTTGAAATGGGGTATAAAATTACCCATCAGTTTATGGGAAAACACGAAATAAAACTTAAAAATGATTTTCCCGATTTTATTTAA
- a CDS encoding DUF1624 domain-containing protein — translation MEKVILRKRITSIDMLRGLVMLFMLLDHVRETFFLHLQMGDPVDVQTVSFPLFFNRMLAHICAPVFILLTGLSAFLYGQARGGSRKEISLFLFKRGVFLILLELIVINFGWTGEFPPHKIYLQVIWAIGFSMISLSLLLWLPEKLLLILALILIFGHNTLDSLHFDKSSPWYTPWAILHDRSWLNWGWINIRTSYPILPWIGVISLGYCLGPLFKKTTKPVFRQRFLLISGFISLSLFLILRYINVYGDKPWMNFDSSWLTFMSFFNITKYPPSLLFLLFTLSIAFFLLFGFEKLSSKLEFKPLLVLGSVPMFFYIVHLYFLKLLYLLCVAVWGKNKGDFFGFTHVWQLWTTTIVIAFILYPFVKWFSKYKSEHKNIEWLKYL, via the coding sequence ATGGAAAAAGTAATTCTCAGAAAAAGGATAACTTCTATAGACATGCTTAGAGGTTTGGTTATGTTGTTTATGCTGTTGGATCATGTTAGAGAAACGTTTTTTTTGCATCTACAGATGGGTGACCCTGTAGATGTTCAAACGGTAAGTTTCCCTTTGTTTTTCAACCGTATGCTTGCCCATATCTGTGCTCCTGTTTTTATATTACTTACCGGACTTTCTGCTTTTTTATACGGTCAGGCTAGGGGTGGCTCACGAAAAGAAATTTCTTTATTTCTCTTTAAAAGAGGTGTTTTTCTCATTTTATTAGAGCTTATAGTAATCAATTTTGGCTGGACCGGTGAATTTCCTCCACATAAAATATATTTACAGGTAATCTGGGCTATAGGCTTTAGTATGATTTCTTTATCCCTTTTGCTTTGGCTTCCGGAAAAGTTGTTACTTATACTGGCTTTGATTCTAATTTTTGGACATAATACCTTAGATTCGTTGCACTTTGACAAATCTTCTCCCTGGTATACGCCCTGGGCCATTCTACATGATCGCAGCTGGCTAAACTGGGGATGGATTAACATACGAACTTCCTATCCTATCCTTCCGTGGATCGGGGTTATAAGTCTGGGATACTGCCTAGGCCCTTTATTTAAGAAAACGACAAAACCCGTATTCAGACAACGTTTTTTACTAATTTCAGGATTTATTTCCCTATCCTTATTTTTAATATTAAGATATATAAACGTCTACGGTGATAAGCCCTGGATGAATTTTGATTCTTCGTGGTTGACATTTATGAGCTTTTTTAATATTACCAAATATCCTCCATCTTTATTGTTTCTGTTATTTACTCTATCTATTGCTTTTTTTCTACTATTCGGATTTGAAAAACTAAGTTCTAAGCTGGAATTTAAACCTCTACTGGTTTTGGGTAGCGTTCCTATGTTTTTTTATATTGTACATCTGTATTTTCTCAAACTTTTATATCTCCTTTGCGTTGCTGTATGGGGTAAAAATAAGGGTGATTTTTTTGGTTTTACTCATGTATGGCAACTATGGACCACAACTATAGTTATTGCATTTATTTTATATCCTTTCGTTAAGTGGTTTTCCAAATACAAATCTGAACATAAAAATATTGAATGGCTAAAATATCTATAA
- a CDS encoding DUF4377 domain-containing protein, whose translation MKKTLFFPSMLLAILIIVVSCTTNRSVTYTVASEAIDCVGVAPQKCLLVKKGNTPNWEYMYSSIEGFDYVPGYEYVLKVNEIPVENTPADASSIRYVLIKEVSKTQKNSENLPLSVVNSKKEAYQWIGRVVDIENISTGRGAAAGKFPAVLVKIMVTSSSSVELKEGSIIYAEILKNPKVYPVIGREYVFKAQYIHPAHAKGIYLLETQVQDLVH comes from the coding sequence ATGAAAAAAACACTTTTTTTCCCATCCATGCTACTGGCCATACTAATTATTGTCGTATCATGTACAACTAACCGTTCGGTAACTTATACCGTGGCTTCCGAAGCTATTGATTGCGTTGGAGTAGCACCTCAAAAATGTTTACTAGTAAAAAAAGGTAACACACCTAATTGGGAATATATGTATAGCTCTATTGAAGGCTTCGATTATGTTCCTGGCTATGAATACGTCTTGAAGGTTAATGAAATTCCTGTAGAAAACACACCTGCCGATGCATCATCTATTAGATATGTCCTGATAAAAGAGGTTTCTAAAACACAAAAAAATTCTGAAAATTTACCTCTTTCAGTAGTTAATTCTAAAAAAGAAGCTTATCAATGGATAGGAAGGGTTGTTGATATAGAAAATATATCTACCGGCAGAGGGGCTGCTGCAGGAAAATTCCCTGCTGTACTGGTAAAAATTATGGTAACCAGTTCTTCCTCAGTTGAGCTTAAAGAAGGTTCTATTATATACGCAGAAATATTGAAAAACCCGAAGGTATATCCGGTTATTGGAAGAGAATATGTATTTAAGGCTCAATATATACATCCTGCACATGCAAAAGGAATTTACTTACTGGAAACACAGGTTCAGGATTTGGTCCATTAG
- a CDS encoding T9SS type A sorting domain-containing protein: MKKFYLLFSLTLSSLLQSQQVLSGSSPGGVPGAVLWMKTEPATANLYGTYRWQDYSGDSLIVRYYDARGGRFGTEYLVDARTFLRNYNFNPGLSLNNGTNISKEIWIKNSPLTTATIIGAIASRGEPKDKHTRSAYLLGLNSLPGKGVLLGTDKIINSTESSRGVLDYGSQEGYDLMYHAGQSPEPTLEKYQERTLRSFVYFRTNQPNHSIWGEPRHSVLSLGSFFDSRNVNNRSGFSISGTDGNQFEAYIPELLVYERILTPVERIKAESYLALKYGFMLERSLLGSNNQLLWDKEQNKTYDHRVTGLYRDDASSLNQKQGSTSYEETPYFSYQSAGDSYDLANNYNLSNRNRLLVIEKFPGESMHDQDYVLWGDNAQGKTVETREDYLGMKLMPRHWKIKTNTGFTSPQKDYVRWNSKEIEVQSEGFKTTFYKAAGSNTLGEAVTQEPLQGTQGQISFTLGSLPGYSHIKFGGNTADISSGYDYGIFIDESGRVYPVIQSQVQYNRPWSLTLKAGDRVRISKTENSIIISTNGNSTPQSGQSLPQIFLAAEDRDKPFYAALLMHKSNRDVWMKDVRVGGIVESGHRIELSYMPGQADAFSDYATNTQSYILIDRSGSGEFKKEHTDIYPSDEYDPYRKKIVFNHVFFDTDTNGSDVFTFGYRQSNIVANLEKQNPGCDGTGEPLSNGSLQVEIRQGDAGFEYQLVDEQTSEVVKSGVFFGTNLQLDSLAAGNYKLKLQELGGFHILPTENQSDSQSNSHQSIDWNRGGFFETTLKSTEQQYQMGLTPYPEGGSVSNIYIENGFEIRQGRLYIITNRQKSTTPLAGVYVKPGDKLQIYKDYNERQAPYNVYYRINGSTVYTQSNLRSFKFFMIKQSAGNSGVYHVKNSNGSSWSSPLNWNYQGAQSEPKSSNLSFTSVEHPVVLESDCHKNALIGPYAQIRDENLLFYYKDYSDKSQITARVKLNSPSPIQIALYDYAGNQVYSKYISESVKEHTVDLSGLRKGVYISKVFSNEGELSKKILIN; this comes from the coding sequence ATGAAAAAATTTTACTTATTATTCAGCCTTACCCTCAGTAGTCTGCTACAATCGCAGCAGGTACTATCCGGGAGCAGTCCCGGCGGCGTACCCGGGGCGGTATTATGGATGAAGACCGAGCCGGCCACAGCCAATTTATACGGTACCTACCGGTGGCAGGATTACTCCGGAGATTCACTCATCGTACGGTACTACGATGCCCGAGGCGGCCGTTTCGGGACAGAATACCTCGTAGATGCCCGAACCTTTTTACGTAACTACAACTTTAACCCGGGACTTAGTTTAAATAACGGGACTAATATCAGCAAAGAAATCTGGATAAAAAACAGCCCCCTAACCACGGCGACTATCATCGGCGCGATAGCCTCCCGCGGGGAGCCCAAAGACAAACACACCCGATCCGCCTACTTGCTAGGGCTTAACAGCTTACCCGGAAAAGGCGTATTGCTGGGCACCGATAAAATCATCAACAGTACCGAAAGTTCCCGGGGCGTATTAGATTACGGTTCCCAGGAAGGCTATGATCTGATGTACCACGCAGGTCAGAGTCCGGAGCCAACCCTGGAAAAATACCAGGAAAGAACACTTCGTTCGTTTGTGTATTTCCGTACGAACCAGCCCAACCACAGCATATGGGGGGAACCCCGTCACTCCGTACTATCACTAGGGTCCTTTTTCGACTCCCGCAATGTAAATAATCGTTCCGGCTTTAGCATATCCGGAACCGACGGGAATCAGTTCGAGGCCTATATACCGGAGCTGTTAGTATATGAGCGGATTCTGACCCCCGTAGAAAGGATCAAGGCCGAGAGCTACCTGGCCTTAAAATACGGATTTATGCTGGAGCGTTCCCTGCTGGGCAGTAACAACCAGTTACTCTGGGACAAAGAACAGAATAAAACCTACGACCACCGGGTTACGGGCCTTTACCGTGACGATGCCAGCAGTTTGAACCAAAAGCAGGGGAGCACCTCCTATGAAGAAACCCCTTACTTCAGTTACCAGTCGGCAGGAGATTCCTACGATCTGGCCAATAACTATAACCTGTCGAACCGTAACCGGCTGCTGGTTATTGAAAAATTCCCAGGAGAATCCATGCACGATCAGGACTATGTACTATGGGGAGACAATGCCCAGGGCAAAACAGTAGAAACCCGGGAAGATTACCTGGGGATGAAGCTGATGCCCCGCCACTGGAAAATAAAGACCAATACAGGCTTCACCTCCCCTCAAAAAGACTATGTGAGATGGAACAGCAAAGAAATAGAAGTTCAGAGCGAAGGCTTTAAGACCACGTTTTATAAAGCCGCAGGGAGCAATACCCTCGGAGAAGCCGTTACCCAGGAGCCCTTACAAGGGACTCAGGGCCAGATCTCCTTCACCCTGGGCAGCCTACCCGGCTACAGTCACATCAAATTCGGAGGAAATACCGCCGATATAAGCAGCGGGTACGATTACGGCATTTTCATAGACGAATCCGGTCGGGTGTATCCGGTGATCCAAAGCCAGGTACAATATAACCGTCCCTGGAGTCTGACCTTAAAAGCAGGCGACCGTGTACGCATCAGCAAGACCGAGAATAGCATTATAATCAGCACCAATGGCAATTCAACCCCACAATCCGGTCAGAGTCTTCCCCAGATATTTTTGGCAGCAGAAGACCGGGACAAGCCCTTTTATGCAGCCTTGTTGATGCATAAGAGCAACCGCGATGTCTGGATGAAAGACGTGCGGGTAGGCGGTATCGTAGAATCCGGCCACCGCATAGAACTCTCCTATATGCCCGGTCAGGCCGATGCATTTTCCGATTATGCGACCAATACTCAGTCGTATATTCTCATCGACCGTTCAGGCAGCGGCGAATTCAAAAAAGAACACACCGATATCTATCCCTCAGACGAATACGATCCCTACAGAAAAAAGATTGTATTTAACCACGTCTTTTTCGATACCGATACCAATGGGAGCGATGTATTCACCTTTGGTTACCGCCAGAGCAATATAGTGGCGAACCTGGAGAAACAAAACCCGGGTTGCGATGGAACAGGAGAACCCCTATCCAACGGTAGCCTTCAGGTAGAAATCCGTCAGGGCGATGCCGGATTCGAATACCAGCTGGTAGACGAGCAGACGAGCGAAGTCGTAAAAAGCGGAGTATTTTTCGGTACAAACCTTCAATTGGACAGTCTGGCAGCAGGCAATTACAAGCTGAAGCTTCAGGAACTCGGAGGGTTTCATATCCTGCCCACAGAGAATCAGTCAGACTCCCAGTCCAACAGCCACCAGAGCATAGACTGGAATCGCGGCGGTTTTTTTGAGACGACCCTTAAATCTACCGAGCAGCAGTACCAGATGGGCTTAACCCCGTATCCCGAAGGCGGGAGTGTTTCCAATATCTACATCGAAAACGGATTTGAAATCCGCCAGGGACGCCTCTATATTATCACCAACCGCCAGAAAAGCACCACTCCCTTAGCCGGAGTGTACGTAAAACCCGGCGACAAGCTTCAGATTTACAAAGATTACAACGAGCGCCAGGCGCCGTATAATGTATACTACCGCATCAATGGCAGTACCGTCTACACCCAGAGCAACCTTCGTTCCTTTAAATTCTTTATGATAAAACAAAGCGCAGGCAACAGCGGGGTCTATCACGTAAAGAACAGCAATGGCAGTAGCTGGAGCAGTCCGTTGAACTGGAATTACCAGGGAGCCCAGAGCGAGCCGAAAAGCAGCAACCTGTCCTTTACCAGTGTAGAGCACCCTGTAGTACTGGAATCCGACTGCCACAAGAATGCTCTGATAGGGCCCTATGCCCAGATCAGAGATGAGAACCTACTGTTCTACTATAAAGACTATTCCGATAAATCACAAATCACGGCCCGGGTAAAACTCAATAGCCCGTCCCCGATTCAGATAGCTTTATATGACTATGCCGGCAACCAGGTGTACAGCAAATACATCAGCGAGAGCGTCAAAGAACATACCGTAGATTTGAGCGGCTTACGCAAAGGCGTTTACATCAGCAAAGTATTCAGCAACGAAGGCGAATTAAGCAAAAAGATACTCATAAATTAA
- a CDS encoding outer membrane beta-barrel protein: protein MKKLNYYFAFLLLIKLSFVNSQEVKEESAFKPSGNVIARGFLDYSNNFKNESGFNITRAFLGYSYKILPGLEGVVILDGASGKNSSGKLEPYLRNAYLCWKDKQFNVHAGLTGLLQFSIQENYWTHRYVAKSFQDMNSMAPSVDLGFTAEYAITPKISVDFSLTNGEGYKKIKSDNNARYAAGISVKPLKNTLFRVYADYYNKSKDSLSTKDQSNVALFLGYQNPKFSAGAEYNHQFNRDFVNGKDFYGYSFYGSLKIAPKWRTFARYDWADSSNPSTSKSYWSKLDGQLLMFGFEFCPIKQIKLAPNFRNLNYARRDAEQYFFINAEFRL from the coding sequence ATGAAAAAACTAAATTATTATTTTGCCTTTCTTTTACTTATAAAACTTTCTTTTGTTAACAGCCAGGAAGTAAAAGAAGAATCTGCTTTTAAACCTAGCGGCAATGTAATTGCGAGAGGATTTTTGGATTATAGCAATAACTTTAAAAATGAAAGCGGTTTTAATATTACTCGGGCATTTTTGGGATACAGTTATAAAATATTGCCCGGTTTGGAAGGTGTGGTCATATTAGATGGAGCTTCAGGGAAAAATTCTTCCGGAAAGCTGGAACCTTACCTTCGAAATGCTTATTTATGCTGGAAAGATAAACAGTTTAACGTGCATGCTGGTTTGACCGGATTATTACAGTTCAGCATTCAGGAAAACTACTGGACTCATCGATATGTAGCCAAATCTTTTCAGGATATGAACAGTATGGCTCCGAGTGTTGATTTAGGTTTTACAGCTGAATATGCCATAACTCCGAAGATATCAGTTGATTTTAGTTTAACTAATGGTGAGGGATATAAGAAAATAAAATCTGATAATAATGCCCGTTATGCTGCCGGAATAAGTGTAAAACCCCTGAAAAACACTTTATTCAGAGTATATGCTGATTATTATAACAAGTCTAAGGATTCTTTAAGTACTAAAGACCAGAGTAATGTTGCTTTGTTTTTAGGCTATCAAAATCCAAAATTCTCTGCCGGAGCAGAATATAACCATCAGTTTAATCGCGATTTTGTAAATGGCAAAGATTTTTACGGCTATTCTTTTTACGGCTCTTTAAAAATTGCTCCTAAATGGAGAACTTTTGCCCGGTACGACTGGGCTGATTCTTCCAATCCTTCTACAAGTAAGTCATACTGGAGTAAGCTTGACGGTCAATTACTGATGTTCGGTTTCGAATTTTGCCCTATCAAGCAAATCAAATTAGCTCCTAATTTCAGGAATTTAAATTATGCGCGAAGAGATGCCGAACAATATTTCTTTATTAATGCGGAATTTCGATTATGA
- a CDS encoding acetolactate decarboxylase, whose translation MDTKSKKQVLYQFSTINALMSGIIKGNFKAKDVLACGNFGLGCSDGMSGEIIIDGEMLEGKDNHELRELKNTDLLPFAQITTFNPEKSFQATHLNKSNLHEKLSQNVLLDNVFLAVKIVATFNKVVIRTPKDGGENYKDGSEFAHNQLVRTFENSRGILIGFWSPEFFENVSVAGFHLHYVSEDKKVGGHVFEFDCLEAEVFYETKFNLSLKLFNTEEYLKKDLDNDKMMEMVKNVEK comes from the coding sequence ATGGACACTAAATCTAAAAAACAAGTTTTATATCAATTTTCAACTATTAATGCATTAATGAGTGGTATAATTAAAGGCAATTTTAAAGCAAAAGACGTATTAGCTTGTGGTAATTTCGGGCTGGGATGCTCGGATGGTATGTCAGGAGAAATTATTATTGATGGCGAAATGTTAGAAGGCAAAGACAATCATGAACTAAGAGAATTAAAAAATACAGATTTGTTACCTTTTGCCCAAATTACGACTTTTAATCCGGAAAAGTCTTTTCAGGCAACGCATTTAAACAAATCTAATTTACATGAAAAATTATCACAAAATGTGTTGTTGGATAATGTTTTTTTAGCTGTAAAAATTGTTGCAACATTTAATAAAGTTGTTATCAGAACCCCTAAAGATGGAGGGGAGAATTATAAAGATGGAAGTGAATTTGCGCATAATCAATTAGTCAGAACGTTTGAGAATAGCAGAGGAATACTTATCGGTTTTTGGAGCCCGGAATTTTTTGAAAATGTTTCTGTAGCAGGATTTCATCTACACTATGTAAGTGAAGATAAGAAAGTGGGAGGGCATGTTTTCGAATTTGATTGTTTAGAAGCCGAAGTATTCTATGAAACTAAGTTTAATTTATCACTAAAATTATTTAATACTGAAGAATACTTGAAAAAGGATTTGGATAATGATAAAATGATGGAAATGGTTAAAAATGTTGAAAAATAA
- a CDS encoding lipopolysaccharide biosynthesis protein: MYKKLFSQTIIYGLSNVLVRVFPFILTPMLVKAFGPAKYSIYADFYSAAGIISVLLTHGMETTFFRFFQKFKDNASRQNTVYYTSLTSVFIVSIAFLFFGISARQPLAKAFKHPDEVNFLVWFLFILAADAMSAVPFAKLRIENKAIHFASLKIMNSVVMFLLTVILIFWIPNQINNNGWGSGFFIKIYNFEYGIGYAFAANLIASIITFAALLPTILNGSYKFDTSLWEKMLTYAWPITIAGLAGIINETMDRQFIKYLLPEGKAEIEMGIYSAVYKIATFITLFKTAYLLGVEPFFFSHAGEKNSGKTYATLMKYFSIFSAVILLFLVANLDWIGRLYIRNTDYWSGFKVVPILLIGSTFLGIYLNLSIWYKLSDKTHYGALISCIGAFITILFNYLGLKYTNLGYWACAYATLFSYFTMMLISYLWGQKYYSIPYNHRKLIFYIGGSTILSLLSYYLSNSIIVRTLVGNILFMLFIYVTLKIEYKDVAIFKAKINTILQSRKK, translated from the coding sequence TTGTATAAAAAATTATTCAGCCAGACAATTATATATGGGTTAAGCAATGTACTTGTAAGAGTATTTCCTTTTATACTGACCCCCATGTTAGTTAAAGCTTTTGGACCCGCAAAATATTCCATTTATGCTGATTTTTATTCAGCTGCTGGAATTATTTCTGTACTGCTTACTCACGGAATGGAAACTACATTTTTTCGTTTTTTTCAAAAATTTAAAGATAATGCTTCTCGTCAGAATACAGTATACTACACTTCACTTACTTCTGTTTTTATAGTTTCGATCGCTTTTTTGTTTTTTGGAATCAGTGCCAGACAACCGTTAGCCAAAGCTTTTAAACATCCGGACGAAGTAAATTTTCTGGTTTGGTTTCTTTTTATTCTTGCTGCTGATGCAATGTCAGCCGTTCCGTTTGCTAAATTGAGAATTGAGAACAAAGCCATACATTTTGCTTCTTTAAAAATTATGAATTCGGTTGTGATGTTTTTGTTAACTGTTATTTTGATTTTCTGGATTCCGAATCAAATTAACAATAATGGATGGGGAAGTGGATTTTTTATAAAGATTTATAACTTTGAATATGGTATAGGATATGCTTTTGCAGCAAATTTGATTGCCAGTATTATTACTTTTGCAGCCTTATTGCCTACCATACTTAATGGCTCTTATAAATTTGATACTTCTTTATGGGAAAAAATGCTAACGTATGCATGGCCCATCACAATTGCCGGACTGGCCGGAATTATTAATGAAACGATGGACCGCCAGTTTATTAAGTATTTGCTTCCGGAAGGAAAGGCAGAAATAGAGATGGGTATATATAGTGCCGTTTATAAAATTGCAACTTTTATTACCTTGTTTAAAACTGCATATTTATTGGGAGTTGAACCTTTTTTCTTTTCTCATGCCGGAGAAAAAAATTCTGGAAAAACATACGCAACCCTGATGAAATATTTTTCTATTTTCAGTGCAGTTATCCTTCTTTTTTTAGTAGCTAATCTTGATTGGATAGGTAGATTATATATTCGCAACACTGATTACTGGAGTGGATTTAAGGTAGTTCCTATTTTATTGATAGGTTCAACGTTCCTTGGTATTTATCTCAATTTATCTATCTGGTATAAACTTTCTGACAAAACACATTATGGAGCTTTAATATCTTGTATAGGTGCTTTTATAACTATTTTGTTTAATTATTTAGGATTAAAATATACTAATCTTGGTTATTGGGCTTGTGCATATGCTACGTTATTTTCATATTTCACTATGATGTTAATTTCTTATTTGTGGGGGCAAAAATATTACTCGATACCTTACAATCATCGTAAACTGATTTTTTATATAGGAGGAAGTACAATTTTAAGCTTACTCTCTTATTATTTAAGTAATTCTATAATAGTGAGAACTTTGGTAGGTAATATCTTATTTATGCTATTTATTTATGTTACTTTAAAAATAGAATATAAAGATGTTGCTATTTTTAAAGCTAAGATAAATACTATACTACAAAGCAGAAAAAAATGA
- a CDS encoding HTTM domain-containing protein, protein MKFFSKKLFLEIDNSSLIVFRIFFGFLLTAETWGAILTGWVKNNFITPKVFFPFIGFEWLHPLPGNGMYYYFIVMGILGLMVMVGYYYRISLFFFTLLWTSQYLMQKTAYNNHYYFLILICSLMLFLPANAYCSLDSKKNKRLRSYTMPQWCSVLLIFQAAILYFYATLAKIYPDWLDGTFTRLLYSDKTDFPIIGKYFTEKWFYLPVAYLGILFDGLVIPLLLWKKTRTFALLANLIFHLSNSFILQVGIFPYLALSFVIFVYPPLTIKKIFFRKRPWVSNENYSSYKPRYFYYLFGVYFLIQLFLPLRHYFIKGDVFWTEEGHRLSWRMMLRQKSGNTHYKVIDKSTKETIPFNLYDLLTDKQVYKANCYPDYIWQTAQYIKHEFYKKGIIVDIYADSFISVNGHPFHRFIDPDVNLAEADWNYFFHNNWILLYNNYME, encoded by the coding sequence GTGAAATTTTTTTCAAAAAAATTGTTTCTTGAAATAGACAACTCATCCCTTATTGTCTTTCGAATATTTTTTGGTTTTTTATTGACTGCAGAAACCTGGGGTGCCATACTTACAGGGTGGGTTAAAAATAATTTTATCACCCCTAAAGTATTTTTTCCATTCATAGGTTTTGAGTGGTTGCACCCTTTACCAGGAAACGGAATGTATTATTACTTTATTGTAATGGGTATTTTAGGTCTTATGGTTATGGTTGGATATTATTATCGTATATCTTTATTTTTTTTCACCTTACTATGGACATCCCAGTACTTAATGCAAAAAACTGCTTATAATAATCATTATTATTTTTTAATACTGATTTGCTCTCTTATGTTATTTTTACCAGCAAATGCTTATTGTTCCTTGGATTCAAAAAAAAATAAACGATTGCGCTCATATACTATGCCTCAGTGGTGCTCAGTTTTATTAATTTTTCAGGCAGCTATTTTGTATTTTTATGCGACTCTAGCCAAAATATATCCAGACTGGCTGGACGGGACGTTTACCCGCCTTCTTTATTCCGATAAAACTGATTTTCCTATAATTGGTAAATATTTTACAGAAAAGTGGTTTTATCTTCCAGTAGCATATTTGGGGATACTCTTTGACGGTCTAGTAATTCCTTTATTGTTATGGAAAAAAACAAGGACATTTGCTTTACTTGCAAATTTAATATTTCATCTTTCCAATTCTTTCATTCTTCAGGTAGGTATATTTCCATATCTAGCTTTAAGTTTTGTTATTTTTGTATATCCACCGTTAACTATTAAAAAAATATTTTTCAGAAAACGGCCCTGGGTCAGTAATGAAAATTATTCCAGCTATAAACCCCGATATTTTTATTATCTTTTTGGAGTCTATTTTTTAATTCAGCTTTTTCTACCTCTTCGCCATTATTTTATTAAGGGTGATGTTTTCTGGACAGAGGAAGGACACAGACTTAGCTGGAGAATGATGCTCAGACAAAAAAGCGGAAATACTCATTATAAAGTTATTGATAAATCAACTAAAGAAACCATTCCTTTTAACCTATATGATTTACTGACTGATAAACAGGTTTATAAAGCTAACTGTTACCCGGATTATATTTGGCAAACCGCTCAGTATATTAAACATGAATTTTATAAAAAGGGTATAATTGTAGATATTTATGCTGATAGCTTTATCTCTGTCAATGGACATCCGTTTCATCGATTTATTGATCCTGATGTAAATCTAGCGGAAGCTGACTGGAACTACTTTTTTCACAATAATTGGATCTTACTTTACAACAATTACATGGAATAA